A stretch of Campylobacter gracilis DNA encodes these proteins:
- a CDS encoding HP0268 family nuclease: MQLKLARTELASKPKSVKIEDLQAQVEKSGQKIFYLDRENSQKDLAALVDFFDTKGFSVYQRIVRYGLNENEYMYEVHIL; encoded by the coding sequence ATGCAGCTAAAACTTGCCAGAACGGAGCTCGCCTCTAAGCCAAAAAGCGTTAAGATCGAGGATTTGCAAGCCCAAGTAGAAAAGAGCGGACAGAAAATATTTTATCTGGATAGAGAAAATTCTCAAAAAGATTTAGCCGCTTTGGTAGATTTTTTCGATACTAAGGGTTTTAGTGTGTATCAGCGCATAGTGCGATACGGGCTAAACGAAAACGAGTATATGTACGAGGTGCATATCCTTTGA
- the miaB gene encoding tRNA (N6-isopentenyl adenosine(37)-C2)-methylthiotransferase MiaB has protein sequence MSKLLFIQTLGCAMNVRDSEHIIAQLKEQDYEITDDVNIADLILINTCSVREKPVHKLFSEIGAFDKARKKGSKIGVCGCTASHLGGEIFKRAPFVDFVLGARNVSKISQAVRTPKFISTDINYDESEFAFGDFASSPYKSFINIMIGCDKKCSYCIVPQTRGDEISIPAQIILREAERSAARGAKEIFLLGQNVNNYGKRFSNAHEKIDFSDLLMRLSKIEGIERIRFTSPHPLHMDDKFLDVFCNNPKICKSMHMPLQSGSSKVLRDMKRGYTKQWYLDRALKLRQSCPGVAISTDIIVGYPSESEDDFAETMEVLEAVRFEQVFSFKFSPRPLTPAASLKPLDDEISSERLSRLQNAHAKILDEIARAQKDKIFDVYFEELREGGTACGRSFSNFLICAQGGEELLGKTRGVRIEKTARMALYGKVIA, from the coding sequence TTGAGTAAACTCCTCTTCATCCAGACCCTAGGTTGCGCGATGAACGTGCGCGATAGCGAGCATATTATTGCGCAGCTAAAAGAACAAGATTACGAGATTACCGACGACGTAAATATCGCGGATCTAATCTTAATAAATACCTGCTCCGTGCGCGAAAAGCCCGTGCATAAGCTCTTCAGCGAGATCGGCGCATTCGATAAAGCTAGAAAAAAAGGCTCCAAAATCGGCGTTTGCGGCTGCACCGCAAGCCATCTGGGCGGAGAAATTTTTAAGCGCGCGCCTTTTGTGGATTTCGTACTCGGTGCTAGAAACGTATCTAAAATTTCGCAAGCCGTTCGTACTCCTAAATTTATTAGCACTGACATAAACTACGACGAGAGCGAGTTTGCATTCGGCGATTTTGCGAGCTCGCCATATAAATCCTTCATAAACATAATGATCGGCTGCGACAAAAAGTGCTCCTACTGCATCGTGCCGCAAACTAGAGGCGATGAAATTTCGATCCCCGCTCAAATCATCTTGCGCGAAGCCGAAAGATCCGCAGCTCGCGGCGCCAAAGAGATATTTTTGCTCGGCCAAAACGTCAACAATTACGGCAAGCGCTTTTCTAATGCGCACGAAAAAATCGACTTCAGCGACCTGCTCATGCGGCTTAGCAAGATAGAGGGCATCGAGCGCATCCGTTTTACTAGCCCGCATCCGCTGCATATGGACGATAAATTTTTGGACGTTTTTTGCAATAATCCTAAAATTTGCAAATCGATGCATATGCCGCTGCAAAGCGGCTCTAGCAAGGTTTTGCGCGATATGAAGCGCGGATATACCAAGCAGTGGTATCTGGACCGCGCGCTTAAACTGCGCCAAAGCTGCCCGGGCGTGGCGATTAGCACCGACATCATCGTGGGCTATCCGAGCGAGAGCGAGGATGATTTTGCTGAGACGATGGAAGTATTGGAGGCGGTGAGATTTGAGCAGGTTTTTTCCTTTAAATTTAGCCCGCGACCGCTCACGCCGGCGGCAAGCTTAAAGCCGCTGGATGATGAAATTTCAAGCGAAAGATTAAGCAGGCTGCAGAACGCTCACGCTAAAATTTTAGATGAAATCGCAAGGGCGCAAAAAGATAAAATTTTCGACGTATATTTTGAGGAGCTGCGCGAGGGCGGCACCGCGTGCGGTAGAAGCTTTTCAAATTTTTTAATCTGCGCGCAAGGCGGCGAAGAGCTTTTAGGAAAAACGCGCGGAGTGCGTATCGAAAAGACCGCCAGAATGGCGCTTTATGGAAAAGTTATCGCTTAA
- a CDS encoding lysophospholipid acyltransferase family protein codes for MEKLSLKKRLFFRVAEYLIFILIWCIFLTCRVKFTPTKLPEKPCVVVFWHGRLAMMSFAYRRWWLRDFGKRRAKVIISDHKDGEIITRVISHFGIGAIRGSSFKGGARALMGAIKEIKNGTDVIITPDGPRGPFHSVADGAVILAQRLNLDIYALNYEASSFWKFRSWDEMLLPKPFSRINYSLSAPLNLAGLSLDAGKEAIRQLLFASAEQDIKF; via the coding sequence ATGGAAAAGTTATCGCTTAAAAAGCGGTTGTTTTTCCGCGTCGCCGAATATCTCATTTTTATCCTGATTTGGTGTATTTTTTTAACGTGCAGGGTTAAATTTACCCCTACGAAGCTGCCAGAAAAGCCCTGCGTCGTCGTGTTTTGGCATGGAAGATTAGCGATGATGAGCTTTGCGTATAGGCGCTGGTGGCTGCGGGATTTCGGCAAGAGGCGCGCCAAGGTTATCATCTCAGATCACAAAGACGGCGAGATCATTACGCGTGTGATCTCACATTTTGGTATCGGTGCGATCCGCGGCAGTAGCTTTAAGGGTGGCGCACGCGCACTTATGGGTGCGATCAAAGAGATAAAAAACGGCACAGACGTCATCATCACTCCCGATGGGCCACGCGGCCCGTTTCATAGCGTCGCCGACGGAGCCGTGATCCTTGCGCAGCGACTAAACTTAGACATTTACGCGCTAAATTATGAAGCAAGCAGTTTTTGGAAATTTCGCAGCTGGGACGAGATGTTATTGCCAAAGCCGTTTTCGCGCATAAATTACAGCCTCAGCGCGCCGCTAAATTTGGCGGGGCTTAGCCTCGATGCGGGCAAAGAGGCGATCAGGCAACTGCTTTTTGCAAGCGCTGAGCAGGACATTAAATTTTAG
- a CDS encoding metallophosphoesterase, translated as MSVYFTSDLHFGHELVLKKYPNFRKGANVAEMDENLIAAWNALVTPEDLVYNLGDVSFHKDFAHTCELLRRLNGRHFLVLGNHDGRIAAMKNELLSGRKADGNFMFEQIVGYAFVRLSHKRAALSHYPMIEWANCHYGALMLYGHLHADMAEVSGRALNVGFDLHGKILSEDEVWSYLKDIPPKAHHASELEGISENDDMEQRRALIENFLRKINRDS; from the coding sequence ATGAGCGTTTATTTTACCTCCGATCTACACTTCGGCCACGAGCTGGTGCTGAAAAAATACCCGAATTTTAGAAAAGGCGCGAACGTAGCCGAGATGGATGAAAATCTCATCGCCGCTTGGAATGCGCTTGTTACACCCGAGGATCTTGTCTATAATCTCGGCGACGTCTCCTTTCACAAGGATTTTGCGCACACTTGCGAGTTACTTCGCAGACTAAACGGGCGACATTTTTTGGTGCTCGGCAACCACGATGGGCGCATCGCCGCAATGAAAAACGAACTGCTAAGCGGACGCAAGGCGGACGGTAATTTTATGTTTGAGCAGATCGTGGGATATGCCTTTGTGCGTCTATCGCATAAGAGAGCGGCTCTGTCTCACTACCCGATGATCGAGTGGGCAAACTGCCATTATGGCGCGCTGATGCTCTACGGTCACCTGCACGCAGATATGGCTGAAGTTTCGGGCAGGGCGCTAAACGTGGGCTTTGATCTGCACGGCAAAATTTTAAGCGAAGACGAGGTGTGGTCGTATCTGAAAGATATCCCGCCCAAGGCCCATCACGCAAGCGAGCTAGAGGGCATTAGCGAGAACGACGACATGGAGCAAAGGCGAGCTTTGATAGAAAATTTTTTACGCAAAATTAATCGGGATTCATGA
- the tilS gene encoding tRNA lysidine(34) synthetase TilS, with amino-acid sequence MKNPPEIPSKILALLRAGKNLLAFSHGVDSTALFYLLDEAGVKFDLAIVDYNVRAQSKDEVASARYLAVKFNKQIYVKSVRLGASNFEHEARAARYDFFAEICRERGYENLILAHQFDDKFEWFLMQLGRGAGLSELLGMQELEASEDYVIARPLLGVRKCELERFLRERNLKYFTDETNLTDRFKRGFIRAKFSEPFLNECFGGVKKSFEFLATDALSLTPEISNPAPKIYLVKRGTSELRGVSLTCKRLGLVLSSAQRNECARCLENGADCVLGGKVAVGAGENFIFVTPYIKATMDKKFKEACRTLKIPPINRGFLFAAGADLALFEELL; translated from the coding sequence ATGAAAAATCCGCCCGAAATTCCAAGCAAAATTCTAGCCTTGCTGCGGGCTGGCAAAAATCTGCTTGCTTTTTCGCACGGCGTCGATAGCACGGCGCTTTTTTACCTTCTGGACGAGGCTGGCGTGAAATTTGACCTTGCGATCGTGGATTATAACGTCCGCGCGCAGAGCAAGGACGAAGTCGCCTCGGCAAGGTATTTGGCGGTCAAATTTAACAAACAAATCTACGTAAAAAGCGTGCGGCTAGGCGCGTCAAATTTCGAGCACGAGGCACGCGCAGCCAGATATGATTTTTTCGCCGAGATTTGCCGCGAGCGGGGATATGAAAATTTGATTTTGGCGCATCAGTTTGACGATAAATTCGAGTGGTTTTTGATGCAACTTGGGCGCGGTGCAGGGCTTAGCGAGCTACTTGGCATGCAAGAGCTCGAAGCCAGCGAGGACTACGTGATCGCTCGTCCGCTTCTAGGCGTGCGAAAGTGCGAGCTGGAGCGGTTTTTGCGTGAGCGAAACCTAAAATACTTCACCGACGAGACGAATTTGACGGACCGGTTTAAACGCGGCTTTATTCGCGCGAAATTTAGCGAGCCATTTTTAAACGAGTGCTTTGGCGGCGTGAAAAAAAGCTTTGAGTTTTTGGCGACCGACGCGTTAAGCTTAACTCCTGAAATTTCTAACCCCGCACCTAAAATTTATCTTGTAAAACGAGGCACAAGCGAGCTTCGCGGCGTGAGTCTTACCTGCAAGCGGCTAGGGCTCGTGCTAAGCTCGGCGCAGCGAAACGAATGCGCTCGCTGCCTAGAAAATGGCGCCGACTGCGTGCTAGGCGGCAAGGTAGCCGTGGGTGCGGGCGAAAATTTTATTTTTGTGACGCCATATATCAAAGCGACGATGGACAAGAAATTTAAAGAAGCGTGCCGCACCTTAAAAATCCCGCCGATAAACCGTGGATTTTTATTTGCCGCGGGAGCGGATCTTGCGCTATTTGAGGAGCTTTTATGA
- a CDS encoding radical SAM protein, translating into MSAQSRLVCDKDSGGESADADDERVHEQDIDLVALIKRIEKIKGVKVARVLYLYPTSTDERLIRTIVSSPVFANYFDMPIQHINDKMLSLMKRGAGAARIKELLSLMREAPNSFLRTGVIVGHPGEGEAEFDELCAFLREFKFDRISAFAYSKEEDTASFAMPQILARTISRRLNKIEKITREAIDNSMRALVGKKMPLIIEGASSEGEFFYGAKPLAWDKDIDGEILINESYVQNLKVGGLYECEITEFAGDRLLARVLRSS; encoded by the coding sequence ATTTCCGCTCAAAGTAGGCTCGTCTGCGATAAGGACTCTGGCGGCGAGAGTGCGGACGCGGACGACGAAAGAGTCCACGAGCAGGACATAGATTTAGTCGCGCTGATAAAACGCATCGAAAAAATAAAGGGCGTCAAGGTCGCGCGCGTGCTGTATCTTTACCCCACCAGCACCGACGAGCGACTCATCCGCACGATCGTGAGCTCACCCGTTTTCGCAAACTACTTCGACATGCCGATCCAGCACATAAACGACAAAATGCTAAGCTTGATGAAGCGCGGCGCAGGCGCGGCGCGGATCAAAGAGCTTTTAAGCTTAATGCGTGAAGCGCCTAATTCATTCCTCCGCACGGGCGTCATAGTGGGGCACCCGGGCGAAGGCGAAGCCGAATTTGACGAGCTTTGCGCATTTTTGCGGGAGTTTAAATTTGATAGAATTTCAGCTTTTGCCTACAGCAAGGAGGAGGATACGGCGAGCTTTGCGATGCCGCAAATCCTCGCACGGACAATTAGCCGCCGCCTAAATAAAATCGAAAAAATCACGCGCGAGGCGATAGATAATAGCATGCGCGCGCTCGTAGGCAAAAAGATGCCCCTAATAATCGAAGGCGCCAGCAGCGAGGGCGAGTTTTTTTACGGCGCCAAGCCTCTTGCATGGGACAAGGACATCGACGGCGAAATTTTAATCAATGAAAGCTACGTGCAAAATCTAAAAGTAGGCGGTCTATACGAGTGCGAAATCACGGAATTTGCGGGCGATAGGCTGCTCGCGCGAGTACTAAGAAGCTCGTAA
- the panC gene encoding pantoate--beta-alanine ligase — translation MQIIRSVEELKSFRAAASGSVGFVPTMGALHAGHASLIKRARNENDIVIVSAFLNPAQFLPGEDLNSYPKNEAGDIKICESLDVNAFFIPTADEIYSTEEPAIIAPKPISEILEGKTRPGHFDGVLKVLNKLFNLTRPSNVYMGKKDTQQLFIVQKMVKSFFMPINIVPCEIVRESDGLALSSRNAYLDEEGKLMALKLSRSLLNASSLIKKGEISINIVREKMLNVLEPLAVDYIAFVDYKFNEISQIKQGDTIILLAAKVGTTRLIDNIWL, via the coding sequence ATGCAGATCATTAGAAGCGTAGAGGAGCTAAAAAGCTTCAGAGCGGCGGCAAGCGGCAGCGTGGGCTTTGTGCCTACTATGGGGGCTTTGCACGCGGGGCATGCGAGCCTCATAAAAAGAGCGCGGAACGAAAACGACATCGTAATCGTCTCGGCGTTCCTCAATCCGGCGCAGTTTTTGCCCGGCGAGGATCTAAACAGCTACCCAAAAAATGAAGCGGGCGATATTAAAATTTGCGAAAGCCTCGATGTGAACGCGTTTTTTATCCCGACCGCGGATGAAATTTACAGCACGGAGGAGCCAGCGATCATAGCGCCTAAGCCGATAAGTGAAATTTTAGAAGGCAAAACGCGCCCCGGGCACTTCGACGGCGTACTTAAAGTGCTAAATAAGCTTTTTAATCTAACTCGTCCTAGCAACGTTTATATGGGCAAAAAGGACACCCAGCAGCTTTTCATAGTGCAGAAGATGGTAAAGAGCTTTTTTATGCCTATAAATATCGTCCCTTGTGAGATCGTGCGCGAGAGTGATGGGCTCGCGCTTAGCTCGCGCAACGCCTACTTGGACGAGGAGGGAAAGCTTATGGCGCTTAAGCTTTCGCGCTCCTTGCTAAATGCCAGCTCGCTTATTAAAAAAGGCGAGATCAGCATAAATATCGTCCGCGAAAAGATGCTTAACGTACTTGAGCCGCTGGCGGTCGATTACATAGCGTTCGTGGATTATAAATTTAATGAAATTTCGCAGATCAAGCAAGGCGATACGATAATCCTGCTTGCCGCAAAGGTCGGCACAACCCGCCTGATCGATAATATCTGGCTGTAA
- a CDS encoding DUF883 family protein, with amino-acid sequence MATQETNLDSLKKDIDSLKADFKEIMKSIKNIGAERAESAKDKILDQLNSNEIKKYIDDLRLKGKDGIESVNDTIKQDPIKSIAIAAGVGFLLAWLLKK; translated from the coding sequence ATGGCTACTCAAGAGACAAATTTAGATTCTTTGAAAAAGGATATCGACTCTTTAAAAGCGGATTTTAAAGAGATTATGAAGTCCATCAAAAATATAGGCGCAGAGCGTGCGGAGTCTGCTAAAGATAAAATTCTAGATCAGCTAAATAGCAATGAGATCAAAAAATATATAGATGATCTAAGGCTCAAAGGCAAAGACGGCATAGAAAGCGTAAATGACACGATAAAACAAGACCCGATAAAAAGCATCGCTATCGCTGCTGGCGTCGGATTTTTGCTCGCTTGGTTGCTGAAAAAATAA
- the prfB gene encoding peptide chain release factor 2, protein MDNYEYTELLKTLSIKVENIAGVVKPENIKARLKEIEELENDQNLWQDIAKAGAIGKEKTKISNILNKFLNAKNAVDDAKALYELANSENDEETINSLFAEADELEDKIINLEISMMLSGENDDKNAIVSIHPGAGGTESNDWASMLYRMYLRFCEREGFKIEVLDFQEGEEAGLKDVSFIVRGENAYGYLKAENGIHRLVRVSPFDSAGRRHTSFSSVMVSPELNDDIEINIEEKDIRVDVFRASGAGGQHINKTESAVRITHIPTGIVVNCQNDRSQHKNKETAMKVLKSRLYELELMKQREKDENAPKSEIGWGHQIRSYVLFPYQQVKDNRSGEAYSQTDAILDGDIKSIIEGVLISQANR, encoded by the coding sequence TTGGATAATTATGAATACACGGAACTTTTAAAAACCCTAAGTATTAAAGTCGAAAATATTGCAGGCGTCGTAAAACCGGAGAATATTAAAGCGCGTCTAAAAGAGATCGAGGAGCTTGAAAACGATCAAAATCTCTGGCAGGACATCGCAAAAGCAGGCGCCATCGGCAAGGAAAAAACTAAAATTTCAAATATCTTAAATAAATTTCTAAACGCTAAAAATGCCGTAGACGACGCAAAAGCTCTATATGAGCTGGCAAACTCGGAAAACGACGAGGAGACGATAAACTCGCTTTTTGCCGAGGCGGACGAGCTAGAGGACAAGATCATAAATTTAGAAATTTCTATGATGCTTAGCGGAGAAAACGACGATAAAAACGCTATCGTCAGCATTCATCCGGGCGCGGGCGGTACGGAGAGCAACGACTGGGCGAGTATGCTATACCGCATGTATCTGCGCTTTTGCGAGCGAGAGGGCTTTAAGATCGAGGTTTTGGACTTTCAAGAGGGCGAGGAAGCGGGTCTTAAGGACGTTAGCTTCATCGTGCGTGGCGAGAACGCCTACGGATATCTGAAAGCCGAAAACGGTATCCATCGCCTGGTGCGCGTAAGCCCGTTTGATAGTGCAGGGCGCAGACACACGAGCTTTTCAAGCGTGATGGTAAGTCCTGAGTTAAATGACGATATAGAGATAAATATCGAAGAGAAGGATATCCGCGTCGATGTGTTTCGCGCAAGCGGCGCAGGCGGGCAGCATATCAATAAAACCGAAAGTGCCGTGCGCATCACGCATATCCCGACGGGCATCGTAGTAAACTGCCAAAACGACAGAAGCCAGCACAAAAACAAAGAAACGGCGATGAAGGTGCTAAAGTCGCGCCTTTACGAGCTTGAGCTGATGAAGCAGCGCGAGAAGGACGAAAACGCGCCTAAGAGCGAGATCGGCTGGGGGCATCAGATCCGCTCCTACGTGCTTTTCCCGTATCAGCAGGTCAAGGATAACCGCAGCGGCGAGGCGTATAGCCAGACCGATGCGATTTTAGACGGCGATATAAAAAGCATAATCGAAGGCGTTTTGATTTCACAAGCGAACAGATAA
- a CDS encoding SEL1-like repeat protein: MKKILALIAAGVFLAGCVSNAPKSAVDAPKSGKYSFADVQDGIRAMNLQGSVVQSDACKNGNGAMCLNFADSMYSKHDYASAANAYNAACTLSQNFPACQKLAAMFEKGEGVEQNKFNAIDLYRISCYYGYKDACANMRRLGYNG, from the coding sequence ATGAAAAAAATTCTAGCTTTGATCGCCGCCGGGGTATTTTTAGCAGGCTGCGTTAGCAACGCGCCAAAGAGCGCAGTCGATGCGCCTAAGAGCGGTAAATATTCTTTCGCCGACGTTCAAGACGGTATCCGTGCGATGAACCTACAAGGCAGCGTCGTGCAAAGCGATGCGTGCAAAAACGGCAATGGCGCGATGTGTTTAAATTTCGCCGATTCTATGTATTCCAAGCACGACTATGCTTCTGCCGCCAACGCCTACAACGCCGCATGCACGCTCTCTCAAAATTTCCCTGCTTGCCAGAAGCTCGCAGCGATGTTTGAAAAAGGTGAAGGCGTAGAGCAGAATAAATTTAACGCCATTGATCTATACCGCATCTCGTGCTATTACGGCTACAAGGACGCGTGCGCAAATATGCGCCGCTTAGGATACAACGGCTAG
- a CDS encoding PAS domain-containing protein: MQRPTPINQEIKLDEKRYIVSKTDPKGIITFANPYFCMICGYSELELLGQPHNIIRHPDMPRIAFKLMWDTIQQGKDFTAVVKNLAKDGRFYWVITEFTSKKDPVTGQITEYTAFRKAPPRSAIETIEPIYRALLDAERNGGMQASQKALVDFLKSKGETYESWIAKVSGKSNPLTAMFFKAMKKLFS, encoded by the coding sequence ATGCAAAGACCGACTCCGATTAATCAGGAAATCAAACTCGATGAGAAGCGCTATATCGTTTCCAAAACCGATCCGAAGGGCATTATCACGTTTGCAAATCCGTATTTTTGTATGATTTGCGGCTATAGTGAGCTTGAGCTTTTGGGGCAGCCGCATAACATCATCAGGCATCCGGATATGCCGCGCATAGCGTTTAAGCTTATGTGGGATACGATACAGCAGGGCAAGGATTTTACCGCCGTGGTAAAAAATTTAGCCAAAGATGGGCGCTTTTATTGGGTCATTACGGAATTTACTTCTAAAAAAGATCCTGTAACAGGGCAGATCACCGAATACACGGCATTTCGCAAGGCTCCGCCAAGATCCGCGATCGAAACTATAGAGCCAATTTATAGGGCGCTACTGGATGCTGAAAGAAACGGCGGTATGCAGGCTAGCCAAAAGGCGCTCGTGGACTTTTTAAAAAGCAAAGGCGAGACCTACGAGAGCTGGATCGCAAAGGTCTCAGGTAAATCAAATCCGCTCACCGCAATGTTTTTTAAGGCGATGAAAAAGCTTTTTAGCTAG
- a CDS encoding MFS transporter translates to MKNPFLSLKYSNFRIYWIGMNLSLIGSWMQSVALPWLVLSITADAFKVSLVAAARFLPALLCTPFSGVLLDKFNRKKILLLAQIGMAVTASIFAVMSFCELYSFGKILFCAFASGIFTSMDAPSRQSMVKDLIDSPRDLANAIALNSMSFNVARIAGPALAGIVMALWGVGFCFLFNALSFLGIIVSLFFIKIPPSATTLSSRSGGVFASIGAGISYVLHKKILSELMIIVLIVATLVPNYNVTISALVKLSLGADERSFGYLMSALGVGAFCGALFVAVFDKLGIRKIRSCAIAMGVSLALTGAANSFTWAAAGLAVTGFLFVITNSSINSTVQMHVSNEFRGRVLSLYALFLIGSTPFGALISGFFTELLGARVALAICGAISILLLLALFYGFKIQRRTHFIF, encoded by the coding sequence TTGAAAAATCCCTTCCTATCGCTTAAATACTCAAATTTTAGAATTTATTGGATCGGGATGAACCTCTCGCTGATCGGCTCTTGGATGCAAAGCGTCGCGCTGCCGTGGCTAGTGCTAAGCATAACCGCAGACGCTTTTAAGGTCAGCCTCGTAGCTGCGGCGAGGTTCTTGCCCGCGCTACTTTGCACGCCGTTTTCCGGTGTACTGCTCGATAAGTTTAATCGCAAAAAGATCCTTCTGCTCGCTCAAATAGGCATGGCGGTGACCGCTTCAATTTTCGCGGTTATGAGCTTTTGCGAGCTATATTCTTTCGGCAAAATTTTATTTTGTGCTTTTGCAAGCGGCATCTTTACCAGCATGGATGCCCCAAGCCGCCAGTCGATGGTAAAAGACCTCATCGACTCGCCCCGCGATCTAGCCAACGCCATAGCGTTAAATTCTATGTCCTTCAACGTCGCTCGTATCGCAGGACCCGCACTTGCGGGGATAGTGATGGCGCTGTGGGGCGTGGGCTTTTGCTTTTTATTCAACGCGCTTAGCTTTTTAGGCATCATCGTTTCGCTGTTTTTCATAAAAATTCCGCCATCCGCTACTACGCTATCTAGCAGAAGCGGAGGCGTTTTTGCCTCGATTGGTGCCGGAATTTCGTATGTCTTGCACAAAAAAATTCTAAGCGAGCTAATGATAATAGTGCTTATTGTAGCGACGTTGGTGCCAAATTACAACGTAACGATCTCGGCGCTTGTTAAGCTTAGCCTGGGTGCGGATGAGCGAAGCTTTGGATATTTGATGTCGGCTCTAGGCGTGGGAGCCTTTTGCGGCGCACTTTTCGTAGCAGTCTTTGATAAACTCGGCATCCGCAAAATCAGATCGTGCGCGATCGCTATGGGGGTGAGCTTAGCTCTTACTGGGGCTGCGAATTCCTTTACATGGGCTGCGGCAGGGCTTGCCGTAACTGGGTTTCTTTTCGTAATCACAAACTCAAGCATCAACTCCACCGTGCAGATGCACGTAAGCAACGAATTCCGCGGGCGCGTGCTTAGCTTATACGCGCTATTTTTAATAGGTAGTACGCCATTTGGAGCGCTCATATCGGGCTTTTTTACCGAGTTATTAGGCGCTCGCGTAGCCCTTGCGATCTGCGGCGCAATTAGCATTTTGCTACTGCTGGCGCTATTTTACGGCTTTAAAATACAGCGCAGGACGCATTTTATCTTTTGA